Genomic window (Tetrapisispora phaffii CBS 4417 chromosome 15, complete genome):
aatatttcttgGTGGGATAGATATTAATTGTGAACTGACAGTTCTTCTTATAATTTGACTTAGTATGCTACACATTATAATGCCAACTTACCAATATCATTAGAATATTTTAGCAGAATAAGGAATATAACCAGTTTGGTGCTTACAGATAGATATTGAACTTGTAATCGTTATTTCCTTAAATCTTTCTTCCTTCGAAATATATGGTCAGATCTTGTTTTAATGCTCATCgcatttttcaatttatatacaaaaaGTAGTTTgattaaaaacaatatgATTTAATGTTCATTAGATAGCTTTCTTcaagaaagaaataatgTAGTTAAGAAAGGGATGCTACATCAATACTTAATGGTGTCAAGTTGAAGAAGCTAAcacattttatttcaagttttaaatttaatttgaagAGCTGACAAATTGCAGTGCAACATGGATAGGGCACAAACTTTTGTAAAGGAATGTTTACTTTCGAGAAACTTTGATAATCCAAATAAACCTATCGAAGAGGGTAGATTGCAAGAAACATTATTACTTCTTCCAACAGATGGTGGTATAACATCcaatttgaaaaagaataagagtaaacaaaaattaacCATTGAGAATATACATACACATGCGAGCAAAGACCATGGTGAATATAAGCAAGATAATTATAGAacaattaagaaaaatgcCAGAGTCGAGTTACATGATTATATCAAGAGATGTAGAAAAGCTGTAGTTAATGCCAAAAGAAGTATTAGTGCATATGAACATGATAATAAGAAACGTTTAGAGGGCAAAGAAATGGTCAAAGAATATTTGCAAAATAATGAAGCACACATATGGGAAGCACTTCCTAAATATGACACTTTTTTACCGATGTACGAAGAGCTATGGTTAAGTTATATCAAAGAtctattgaatattaacTTTGATATGGAAACTTCTGAAAAGGTTAACGTAAATGGTTCATCTGCGTTATTAAAACTTTCAATGGCCGATTACAATGGTGCTTCACTAAAAGTAATACGGAGTAGGAATGCAAATATGATTGGGATTGAAGGAATTATAGTCTGGGATGGACAACAATCATTCATAATGATATGTAAAGGTACCGAAGTCGACGAGCTGAAGATCATCCCAAAGAAGGGGACTGCTTTTGCGTTTGAGATTCCACTGACCAAAGACACAGCATTACAATATACCATCATAGGGGATAGATTAAACTACAGAAGTTATGATCGTGCTGGcagaaaatttaaaagtcGTAGATGTGATGATCTACTCTATTTAATTAACAAATAGTGATCTAAGTCTGTTTCTCAATGAACTTTGTGTTATTTTAAAGTAAtaacattatttattatatatcgGAAACCCAAGCATAACTAATATTATGTAAAACATACTGATATGCATTCATCAACATATATCGGCTATACATTGACTTATACACAttagaataaaatatcatctCTTTACCATTTCATCTTATAACCTGTCATCACACTAATTAAGATTTTTCAGTATTCAACTCATCGCGAATGCTTAAAGTAATCTGATAAAATCGATATTGAAAGTAATAAAGGTAATATAAAggtaaaataaaaataattatctATTTAATAATGGTTGAATCAGAAGCTTGTTTCCTCACTTAAAAATAATCTGGTTGCGATCATAATTCTGCTTCTTTTGGGATACCAAGCTTTTAAGTGGACTGATATTCCCATTTTAGGGTGATAATCTATAAACAATGCAATCAGAGGATATATTAGTTGATCTAGAACAAATTGACACTTCTGGTTCATCAAATGCTTCCAATTTAACTCCACTATATGGTAAAAACCATATttatgaaaatgaattgactaaattgaaaaatatcttGAGGAGCAGTGAACACACTATGTCACCAAATACAATCAGCTCATTGTTATATCGATTATGCtctttcaaattatatgaACCTTTAGTTATTCAAATagagaaagagaaagagaacGAAGGTGAAGATTTATCAGAATCAAAGAGGTTGAAAAAACTTCGATTGGTTAAACAACATTCTGTTATCCAGACCGTTTGGACCACTGTTGTGAATGAACTCAAACACTATTCTAGTACTATAACATCATCTTTAGATAATATGCGTAATAcaattgatgatgaaaacTTGGATTCTGTATATCATAAtatcattcaaatttttaaaatgcTTATGGATTATTACGAAAATGTTAAGGACATCATCAAgttttttcatttcaatTATCCTACGGTAATACAAGATGAGTTTCCTTTACAACTCGATGAATTGGAATATTACCAAAATATTGCATTGGCTCCATTATTTCTAGAACATGGAGATAAAGTTAGAACAGGGTTTACAAAATGGTTTCTGTCAGCAAATTCAGCTGCTAACTTCCAGTATTCAAAATTACAACTAGAATTTATGAAATATCTTTACCGCAGTAATCCAATATTACAAGGTGAACCTTTTACTGAATGCCTTAATACATGCATATTGTCATTTGctaatgaaataattaatgatataCAAAATAATCAAGATGACTCAACCAATGGtctaaatataataataacaggACTTAAAAAGCTAGTGCTGATATGTTGGCCACTTGGGAAAGATATTATCCCAATAGTGACTGAgttttatattgaaaatactttattaaaagaatacaCAGCTGCAAGCATTATCAGAAGATGTGTAGAAAACTGTGATATCAAAGATTCTGGAgatcaaataatttataagaCTATTTTGGAATGCTTTCTTGACAGAGATTTAGAAGATTTGttaaaagatgaaataAGTTATGCGTTTGAAGATagtttgaaatatatttttgaatcagTTAAAAACTACTCGTCAATTAAGTATTTCATAATGGcagttaaatatattaatttcattagtAATTCAACTATAGAAACCGAAAAGGTAAAATTTAGTAGCTTTTCGAGAATAATCAGAGAAAGTATATTCAACTTCTTAGGTGGTGACATAAAAGTTgttgaaaaatatcaaaaattaatctCTTTGAGGATGAAAGGTTTAAGCACTACACATTTTCAATTAGCTTCAGAAGATATGGATACATTATTATGTAAAATACCATATTTTTTGcaatttgataaatcatttttattggATCACTCAAATTACTTATTTAGAAGAATTGTTATGAGTGGTCCACGAACACTAAATGATCTATCACAGAATTCTTTTGAGCacaatttattgaaaaccTACGATGAAATTTATCAACATAATGATGATGCCACTGGATTCTTGAACTTTTCATTGGATATGAGAGGAGCATGTTCGATGGCGAACGAATATATGAATTTGCATGgtgaagaaattgatttgGCATTGGTACCAATGGTTTTCGCTAAAAAATCAGTACCTAAAATCTTTCAGAATACCAATATTGATCAGGATATAATAATACCTGACCGTTTTAAAGAGAGCTGGAATACTTTTTCGTCATTCTACAAAgcaaaagataaaaatgaatacaaAACTTTACACCAAATGTATTCTTTACATCATTGTGAGGTGGAAACATTTTACAAACTACCAAATGGTGAGAATTTAACATTTCAGTTGACATTATATCAAACTTTAATTCTCGAAAAATTCAATGAGCTTGATGAATTGACTGTAAATCATATCCGAATTACTTTAAATATGACAGTTGACACagttttaataatattgcaGTCTTTTTTAAACATTCACCTAATAAAAGCATCTGATAAAGACACATATAttcttaataataattattctCCTGATTTAAAGAAGGTCAAAAACAGTAGATTACGCATTCAATTACCTAAAACAACTTCATCAATTAATCAAAAGGATACACATAAGTTGAAGACTTTAAAAAATAGAGAAGGAAATCTTTCATTATGGAAACTTGAGTTGATAAAAGCTGCAATAGTAAGAACTGTAAAAACTCATCCTGACAGGCTTCAATTTGATGAGttaattgatattgttAACAAACAAGTACATGACTATAGTGTTGgtgaatttaaagatgcTTTATATAAAACAGTACTAGATGGAGCTATCAGACAAGAAGagcattattatatttattaataaaaataatttattactttAATAACTGAAGAACGATAAATAAATGAGGTGGTCTCAAGCCCAAATTATATACTCTGATAAATggttataaatttatattgttttaattaGTTTCAAAAGCTTGATCTGCAGTgtcaaataaaattttgatcAATTTATAGTGATAATCGAAATCGTTTATATCAGTTTCATTTTTCGGCAAAATTAATGGACCCCATATGATTGATATGGCTTTTAGgttcatattatttttattttcattctttacaacatttttcaaatgaaaTAGTAATGATCTTAAAGTCCAGTATTGGGcatcatcaaaattataGATGATTCCATGCATGTAATCTATTTGCGTTTTCTTATTGTCTATAGATAAGCAAACATTTAGTCCTTCTATTGCATCAGGAGTTATCAATGGTTCTGATAATTTAGCAAAGAAAGTTTTTAGTAATGTGGCGATCAAATAGATATCTGTATCGGTATGATTTGGAGGCGGAATTAAAGACGTTATCTTGTCAGGTGAAGTATTAATCTCGGCCATAAGCAATTCTAAATTATCTGTTTCCCGAAAGTCTCTGTATATTCCTTCTAATTCCAAaccatatttttcaataacatGTATACATTGACGTACTATTGTTGGAACAGTTCCTTGTTCTAAGTTGAATAGATCACTTAAAGATGTGCCAAATATCGGAAGGGTATTAGAGTTTGCATCCTTGTAgctattataaatattacCAGTGGTATCTGCAATAGACGAGATGCCAGAGACTGTATCCTCCTTGTCAATTAATTGATCGCCATTGTTCTTTGTAGTCTCCTCTAACACATTGGACTCTTCTTGGAATTTTTCAGTGTGTGCTGGAGAGCTAATCTTATCAGTGTTCAAGGATTCAGTTTCCTTATTAGATGGTAAATCATTTTCTGGTTCATTTGCTTCTTCTGATTTATCACTCTTTTCTGGCGAGACTTCCATATCTGCATCTGACACTTTGTTATCATCAGAAGTActttctttatcattaattcCCTCATTATGATCTGTATTTTCAC
Coding sequences:
- the POP4 gene encoding RNase P/RNase MRP complex subunit (similar to Saccharomyces cerevisiae POP4 (YBR257W); ancestral locus Anc_1.346), which gives rise to MDRAQTFVKECLLSRNFDNPNKPIEEGRLQETLLLLPTDGGITSNLKKNKSKQKLTIENIHTHASKDHGEYKQDNYRTIKKNARVELHDYIKRCRKAVVNAKRSISAYEHDNKKRLEGKEMVKEYLQNNEAHIWEALPKYDTFLPMYEELWLSYIKDLLNINFDMETSEKVNVNGSSALLKLSMADYNGASLKVIRSRNANMIGIEGIIVWDGQQSFIMICKGTEVDELKIIPKKGTAFAFEIPLTKDTALQYTIIGDRLNYRSYDRAGRKFKSRRCDDLLYLINK
- the RTT101 gene encoding cullin RTT101 (similar to Saccharomyces cerevisiae RTT101 (YJL047C); ancestral locus Anc_1.343); translation: MQSEDILVDLEQIDTSGSSNASNLTPLYGKNHIYENELTKLKNILRSSEHTMSPNTISSLLYRLCSFKLYEPLVIQIEKEKENEGEDLSESKRLKKLRLVKQHSVIQTVWTTVVNELKHYSSTITSSLDNMRNTIDDENLDSVYHNIIQIFKMLMDYYENVKDIIKFFHFNYPTVIQDEFPLQLDELEYYQNIALAPLFLEHGDKVRTGFTKWFLSANSAANFQYSKLQLEFMKYLYRSNPILQGEPFTECLNTCILSFANEIINDIQNNQDDSTNGLNIIITGLKKLVLICWPLGKDIIPIVTEFYIENTLLKEYTAASIIRRCVENCDIKDSGDQIIYKTILECFLDRDLEDLLKDEISYAFEDSLKYIFESVKNYSSIKYFIMAVKYINFISNSTIETEKVKFSSFSRIIRESIFNFLGGDIKVVEKYQKLISLRMKGLSTTHFQLASEDMDTLLCKIPYFLQFDKSFLLDHSNYLFRRIVMSGPRTLNDLSQNSFEHNLLKTYDEIYQHNDDATGFLNFSLDMRGACSMANEYMNLHGEEIDLALVPMVFAKKSVPKIFQNTNIDQDIIIPDRFKESWNTFSSFYKAKDKNEYKTLHQMYSLHHCEVETFYKLPNGENLTFQLTLYQTLILEKFNELDELTVNHIRITLNMTVDTVLIILQSFLNIHLIKASDKDTYILNNNYSPDLKKVKNSRLRIQLPKTTSSINQKDTHKLKTLKNREGNLSLWKLELIKAAIVRTVKTHPDRLQFDELIDIVNKQVHDYSVGEFKDALYKTVLDGAIRQEEHYYIY